A portion of the Podospora pseudoanserina strain CBS 124.78 chromosome 2, whole genome shotgun sequence genome contains these proteins:
- the INO1 gene encoding Myo-inositol-1-phosphate synthase (EggNog:ENOG503NV57; COG:I), protein MAPHAEIANGDGPVNSGGVSSSTNQKVTFKVNSPNVEYTDNQIRSKYTYHTTEVSEVNGQYVAVPKETQYNFNVDTKVPKLGMMLVGWGGNNGSTVTAGIIANRRGLSWQTRRGEQKANYYGSLIMGSTVKLGTDAKTRKDVNIPFHDLLPMVHPNDIVIGGWDISKLNLAEAMDRAQVLEPGLKALVAKEMASMVPLPSIYYPDFIAANQEKRADNILEGTKASMAHVEKIRQDIRDFKAANNLDRVIVQWTANTERFADLIEGVNDTADNLLKAIENGHEEVSPSTVFAVACILENTPFINGSPQNTFVPGAIELAERHRAFVGGDDFKSGQTKMKSALVDFLINAGIKLTSVASYNHLGNNDGKNLSEQRQFRSKEISKSNVIDDMVEANTVLYAPGEKPDHTVVIKYMPAVGDDKRALDEYYAEIFLGGHQTISLFNVCEDSLLASPLIIDLVLITELFTRIRWKAVSTDGAATKDFEGFHSVLSVLSYMLKAPLTPPGTPVVNALAKQRSALVNIMRGCLGLQPESDMTLEHKLF, encoded by the exons ATGGCCCCCCACGCTGAGATCGCGAACGGTGATGGACCTGTCAACTCTGGCGGcgtttcctcctccaccaaccagAAGGTGACCTTCAAGGTCAACTCCCCCAACGTCGAGTACACCGACAACCAGATCCGCTCCAAGTACACTTATCACACCACCGAGGTGTCCGAGGTCAACGGCCAGTATGTTGCGGTCCCCAAGGAGACCCAGTACAACTTCAATGTCGACACCAAGGTCCCCAAGCTGGGTATGATGCTCGTTGGCTGGGGCGGCAACAACGGTtccaccgtcaccgccggCATCATTGCCAACCGCCGCGGGCTCTCCTGGCAGACCCGCCGCGGTGAGCAGAAGGCCAACTACTATGGCTCTCTGATCATGGGCTCTACCGTCAAGCTCGGCACCGATGCCAAGACCCGCAAGGATGTCAACATCCCCTTCcacgacctcctccccatggTCCACCCCAACGACATTGTCATCGGCGGCTGGGacatcagcaagctcaacCTCGCCGAGGCTATGGACCGCGCCCAGGTTCTCGAGCCCGGCCTCAAGGCTCTGGTTGCCAAGGAGATGGCCTCCATGGTCCCCCTTCCTAGCATCTACTACCCCGACTTCATTGCTGCCAACCAGGAGAAGCGTGCCGACAACATCCTCGAGGGCACCAAGGCCTCTATGGCCCACGTTGAGAAGATCCGCCAGGACATTCG TGACTTCAAGGCTGCCAACAACCTTGACCGTGTCATCGTCCAGTGGACCGCCAACACTGAGCGTTTCGCTGACCTCATTGAGGGTGTCAACGACACTgccgacaacctcctcaaggcCATTGAAAACGGCCACGAGGAGGTCTCtccctccaccgtcttcgcTGTTGCTTGCATCCTCGAAAACACCCCCTTCATCAACGGCTCCCCCCAGAACACCTTCGTTCCCGGTGCCATTGAGCTTGCCGAGCGCCACAGGGCCttcgtcggtggtgatgacttCAAGTCTGGCCAGACCAAGATGAAGTCGGCCCTCGTCGACTTCCTCATCAACGCCGGTATCAAGCTTACCTCCGTTGCCAGCTACAACCATCTCGGCAACAACGACGGCAAGAACCTGAGCGAGCAGAGACAGTTCCGCTCCAAGGAGATCTCCAAGTCCAACGTCATTGACGACATGGTGGAGGCCAACACCGTTCTCTACGCCCCCGGCGAGAAGCCCGACCACACCGTTGTCATCAAGTACATGCCTGCTGTCGGCGACGACAAGCGTGCTCTTGATGAGTACTATGCTGAGATCTTCCTCGGCGGTCACCAGACTATTTCGCTCTTCAACGTGTGCGAGGACTCCCTTCTCGCTTCCCCCTTGATCATCGACTTGGTCCTCATCACCGAGCTCTTCACCCGTATCCGGTGGAAGGCTGTCTCCACCGACGGCGCCGCCACCAAGGACTTTGAGGGCTTCCACAGCGTTCTCTCTGTCCTCTCTTACATGCTCAAGGCTCCCTTGACTCCTCCCGGCACTCCCGTTGTCAACGCCCTTGCCAAGCAGCGCTCCGCTCTCGTCAACATCATGCGCGGCTGCTTGGGTCTCCAGCCCGAGTCCGACATGACTCTTGAGCACAAGCTCTTCTAA